The following is a genomic window from candidate division WOR-3 bacterium.
CCGGGACGACTACACCCGCCATATTCTTCGTCTCGGCGTTGAAGGCTTTGCAGAATTCCATTATATTTACACCGTGTTGCCCGAGGGCGGGTCCCACCGGCGGTGCCGGCGTCGCACCTCCACCCGGAATCTGCAGCTTAACAACAGCTACAACTTTTTTTGCCATAACTCTCCTCTCAAAAACTCTTCAATTGATGAAAACCGAGTTCGATAGGTGTTGGTCTGCCAAATATGAGCACAATAACTTTTACTTTTTCACGTTCGGGATAGATCTCTTCCACCGTACCAACAAAATCCGTAAATGGACCGTCGATCACCGTGACCCGCTCGCCCTTGGTGAAAGGAATTTTGGTGACGACCTTTTTCTTTGATTCTTCTACCTGGGCGAGAATGCTTTCAACTTCCTCTTTTTCCAGAGGCGTGGGTTTGTAACGCGTGCCTAAAAAATGGGTGACCCCGGGGATGGAACTTACCAGTTTGAGGGCTTCATCGGTTGGTTCCATTTCAATCACAATATACCCTGGAAATAATCGCCTTTCTTCTATCACCTTTTTACCTTTTCGGATCTTTATCAAATTCTCCACCGGAATGATTATCCGCCCGAAAAAGCTTTCCATACCTTTTTCCTTTATCACTCTTTCCAGCACCTTTTTGACCTTCTGCTCATGGCCGGTTAGGGTGTGGACTACATACCAGTTCATAGTTTGCGTCACTTTATGACAATCCCCAGGAGCAAGGAGAAGATGCGGTCGAGGACGAATATTATCAGGGCAACGAAGACAGAAAGGATGATAACGATTATCGTAGAACTGATAAGCTCGTTCTTGGTTGGCCAAGTAACTTTTTTCATTTCCAAATAGACATTTTTTATATAATCAAGGGCGCGATTTAGCACTGTTTTTCCCACACAGGCCTGGAGGGATTTGAACCCCCAACCCTCCGGTTTGGAGCCGGATGCTCTACCGTTAGAGCTACAGGCCTATTCACCATTTATTTAACTTCTTTATGGAGGGTATGTTTCCGGCAGAATTTGCAGTATTTTTTGAGCTCCAGCCGCGCCTGTTTCTTCTTGTCCTTCGTAGTGGTATAATTCCGGTTATTGCAGACCGTACAGGCAAGACTGATTATTACTCTCATATGGTCTATTCAAGAATCTGGGTGACAACC
Proteins encoded in this region:
- the nusG gene encoding transcription termination/antitermination protein NusG: MTQTMNWYVVHTLTGHEQKVKKVLERVIKEKGMESFFGRIIIPVENLIKIRKGKKVIEERRLFPGYIVIEMEPTDEALKLVSSIPGVTHFLGTRYKPTPLEKEEVESILAQVEESKKKVVTKIPFTKGERVTVIDGPFTDFVGTVEEIYPEREKVKVIVLIFGRPTPIELGFHQLKSF
- the secE gene encoding preprotein translocase subunit SecE — translated: MGKTVLNRALDYIKNVYLEMKKVTWPTKNELISSTIIVIILSVFVALIIFVLDRIFSLLLGIVIK
- the rpmG gene encoding 50S ribosomal protein L33 — translated: MRVIISLACTVCNNRNYTTTKDKKKQARLELKKYCKFCRKHTLHKEVK